In one Rhopalosiphum padi isolate XX-2018 chromosome 3, ASM2088224v1, whole genome shotgun sequence genomic region, the following are encoded:
- the LOC132927737 gene encoding uncharacterized protein LOC132927737 translates to MCGTLENIYSEDPERKGFNINTAVTSAVLNTGQGYSQLEEFCGILDMYCMSFPTYQNIHEEVSQNIFNVSLEEMKKAGQEESKIAIENGDVDEQGRPLITVIADGAWSKRSYKSNYNALSGVASIFGWNTKKCLFVGVKNKYCIICHRASQQNEQTRSHICYKNWDSTSTSMESSIIVEGFKESIPMHNLIYDKLIGDGDSSVIKNLNLTKPYGPDLNVKKIECTNHLLRNYINRLRETASRRKCTNGNIVPGVQRTFLKNNLLRLRYAVTEAIKFRSKMKKNIIEKVKLLKSDILNGPYHVFGHHTHCAQYFCMGPKDGENNLVPDLEKSGLWNDILAARNLLAHHSSSLIHNVNNNCVENYNSVVAKYVGGKRINFSLKGSYQTRCHIALTSLNTGPSHISILHKKMTKSSPGVFTKRFIEQRSNKNNTKLKRRQLFGNIKPSKKTYIGPDRDYGCIQEESQILDIEPKEFNIKKLQFLERLSKTNEEIKILEKSTKNQSESDLWKAERSIRLTASNFGKVCKLRVTTSRKNTVKTILYNAFSGNSSTNYGIENEPIARISFEKEINLKIKPAGLFVDKTYNFLAASPDGLIDDDGIIEIKCPYTIKDLTPEDAIQCGKLKFATLIDGKLNLKTNDNYYYQIQGQLYVTQRSYCYFVLWSSKGMLYQKILRDDAFFEQRMQQQLISFYHDHLLLEILDSRFHRGLPIRD, encoded by the exons atgtgtGGTACGTTGGAAAATATTTACTCGGAAGATCCTGAACGAAAAGGATTCAACATTAATACAGCAGTTACCTCTGCCGTATTAAACACGGGACAAGGGTATTCCCAATTGGAAGAATTTTGCGGTATACTTGATATGTATTGTATGTCATTTCCCACTTATCAAAATATTCACGAGGAAGtaagtcaaaatatatttaatgtaagttTGGAAGAGATGAAAAAAGCTGGACAAGAAGAATCGAAAATTGCAATTGAAAACGGAGACGTAGATGAACAAGGTCGTCCGTTAATAACCGTAATTGCTGATGGTGCGTGGTCCAAGAGATCATATAAAAGCAATTATAATGCTTTATCTGGTGTCGCTTCCATATTTGGAtggaatacaaaaaaatgtttatttgttggcgtaaaaaataaatattgtattatttgtcatCGAGCTTCCCAACAGAATGAACAAACCAGGTCTCACATATGCTATAAGAATTGGGATAGTACCTCTACTTCGATGGAATCAAGTATAATAGTGGAAGGATTCAAGGAGAGTATTCCAATGCATAACTTAATATATGACAAGTTAATCGGAGATGGTGATAGTAGCGTGATAAAgaacttaaatttaactaaaccaTATGGAccggatttgaatgtaaaaaaaatagagtGTACAAATCATTTACTCAGAAATTATATAAACCGACTTCGTGAAACAGCTAGTCGACGCAAGTGTACAAATGGAAATATTGTTCCAGGTGTTCAaagaacttttttaaaaaataatttactccgTCTTCGATATGCTGTTACGGAAGCCATAAAATTTCgtagtaaaatgaaaaaaaatattatcgaaaaaGTCAAATTACTTAAATCAGATATTTTGAATGGACCTTACCATGTATTTGGACACCATACACATTGTGCCCAGTATTTTTGTATGGGTCCAAAAGACGGTGAAAATAATTTAGTGCCCGATTTGGAAAAATCCGGTCTTTGGAATGACATTTTAGCAGCAAGAAATTTGTTGGCACACCATTCTTCAAGTTTAATtcacaatgttaataataactgtGTCGAAAATTATAATAGCGTAGTCGCCAAATACGTGGGTGGAAAgcgtattaatttttctttaaaagggTCTTACCAAACACGGTGTCATATTGCTCTAACTTCCTTAAATACAGGTCCAtcacatataagtatattacacaaaaaaatgacaaaatcaAGTCCAGGTGTATTTACTAAGCGTTTTATAGAACAacgttcaaacaaaaataacactAAATTAAAACGACGACAATTGTTTGGAAATATCAAGCCTAGTAAAAAAACGTATATTGGCCCGGACAGAGACTATGGATGTATTCAAGAAGAATCTCAAATATTAGATATAGAACCAaaggaatttaatattaaaaaattacaatttttagagCGCTTATCAAAGACCaatgaagaaattaaaatattagaaaaatctacaaaaaatcAGTCGGAAAGTGACCTATGGAAAGCTGAGAGAAGTATACGATTGACAGCCTCAAATTTTGGAAAGGTTTGTAAATTACGAGTAACAACTTCAAGAAAAAACActgttaaaactatattatataatgcattttcCGGTAACTCATCTACAAACTATGGTATTGAAAATGAACCTATAGCAAGAATTTCTTTTGAAAAAGAgatcaacttaaaaattaaacccGCTGGTTTATTTGttgataaaacatataattttttggcTGCAAGTCCTGATGGGTTAATCGACGACGATGGTATCATAGAAATTAAATGTCCATACACTATAAAAGATCTTACACCCGAAGATGCTATTCAATgtggaaaattgaaatttgCGACACTCATCgatggaaaattaaatttaaaaacaaatgataattACTACTATCAAATACAAGGACAACTATATGTAACACAAAGATCTTACTGTTATTTCGTCTTGTGGTCATCCAAAg GCATGCTGTACCAAAAGATATTACGAGATGATGCTTTTTTTGAACAACGAATGCAGCaacaattaatttcattttatcatGACCATTTGTTACTTGAAATATTAGACTCCCGTTTTCATCGTGGTTTACCTATCAGagattag